A window of Glycine soja cultivar W05 chromosome 2, ASM419377v2, whole genome shotgun sequence genomic DNA:
AATGAGAGAGAGTGgctggaataatttttttgccgATGTCCAAGGATTTTGTGTGTTGCTAAAAGTATTCTGGTACCAAATATGGATGACGAAATACCAGTTCGGGGTCGTTCAAGAGCAGAAGGGAGGACTATCACTAATCTTCATCATTACCGTGCAGAGATTTTTTATGTTGCTATTGATAAAATATGTGTGGAGATGGATCACCGCTTTAGTGAAGGAAGTAACATTATACTTGATTGCTTCTCATGTCTTGACCCCAAGAACTCTTTCTCCAAGTTTGATGTTGATAAGCTTGCTCGTCTTGCTGATATTTATCATGCAGACTTTTCTGATGATGACCGAGGAACAATTAGGGATCAACTTGAAACTTATGTGCTTCAAGTGAGAAGAAATGCTTCTTTTTCCACTTGTGAAGATGTTCAAAGTTTGGCTATGAAGATGGTTCAAACTGAGAAACATTTGGTATTTCCATTGGTTTATAAACTTATTGAGCTAGCTTTGATATTGCCGGTGTCGACAGCATCCGTTGAAAGAGCTTTTTCAGCAATGAAGATTATCAAGTCTAAATTGCG
This region includes:
- the LOC114370520 gene encoding uncharacterized protein LOC114370520, giving the protein MDDEIPVRGRSRAEGRTITNLHHYRAEIFYVAIDKICVEMDHRFSEGSNIILDCFSCLDPKNSFSKFDVDKLARLADIYHADFSDDDRGTIRDQLETYVLQVRRNASFSTCEDVQSLAMKMVQTEKHLVFPLVYKLIELALILPVSTASVERAFSAMKIIKSKLRNKINDVWFNDLMVCYTEREIFKSLDDIDIIRTFTAKKSRKGHLPRNFI